A genomic stretch from Betaproteobacteria bacterium includes:
- a CDS encoding transporter, with translation MNRRYLSRLAVALVFLAMSHSLGAQGGPPLLTDDPDTPGNRHWEINTAYTVERTRSEESKNLPRIDINYGLGDHIQLKYEVAWMSLDQNDPSGSRSGLSNSLMGVKWRFLDEEKAGFNLSFYPQVEFNNPTGSVDRGLADRGPNRLLPLEASKSFGAWRLVGEVGHWFMRDQPNQWIYGVVVGYPYSEKLELLGELHATTDHSFHHGDTVLNFGLRKKLSERLTLLASAGAGLRNSDERTELVGYAGLQMHFQ, from the coding sequence ATGAATCGCCGGTATTTGTCACGGCTCGCGGTGGCGCTGGTCTTCCTCGCCATGAGCCACAGCCTCGGAGCCCAGGGCGGTCCACCGCTTCTCACCGACGATCCCGATACTCCGGGAAACCGGCACTGGGAAATCAACACCGCCTACACGGTCGAACGCACACGGAGCGAGGAATCCAAAAATCTGCCGAGGATCGACATCAACTACGGCCTGGGCGACCACATTCAGCTCAAGTACGAAGTGGCGTGGATGTCTCTGGACCAAAATGATCCTTCCGGGTCCCGCAGCGGCCTCAGCAATTCACTGATGGGGGTGAAGTGGCGCTTTCTCGATGAAGAAAAAGCCGGATTCAATCTGTCCTTCTATCCGCAGGTTGAATTCAACAACCCTACCGGGTCCGTCGATCGCGGCCTGGCGGACAGAGGTCCCAATCGGCTGCTGCCCCTCGAGGCCAGCAAATCGTTCGGGGCCTGGCGACTGGTAGGCGAAGTGGGTCACTGGTTCATGCGCGACCAGCCCAATCAATGGATCTACGGCGTGGTTGTCGGCTATCCCTACTCGGAGAAACTGGAATTGCTGGGCGAGCTTCACGCCACGACCGATCACTCGTTTCACCATGGCGATACCGTGCTCAACTTCGGCCTGCGCAAGAAGTTAAGCGAGCGCTTAACGTTGCTCGCCTCTGCCGGTGCCGGGCTGCGCAACTCGGATGAGCGCACTGAACTTGTGGGTTATGCCGGCCTGCAGATGCATTTCCAATAA
- a CDS encoding c-type cytochrome has product MKPRNAAGARTRVTQDRHRPGHRALFKLFRESRIWHRVNVRTCQYLNNLIEQHHRALNARTGAMLGFETIVSPARPIVGIELVDRIRKGQFHVQPETGTQADAVEANCMGHYTGMSYSAGIGESHRFRAECFPRKFRPSLWKPMGRAFLLIVCTALVMPYGVGAQAAETAAPTQPQSSTSQATGSGPPKQDFSVKNTFRNICGFCHENYGRKGAKGPQLMGTELTDDQIFNRIKNGKPGRMAAFGVAFTDDQIRDIVTFIRALRPDVDP; this is encoded by the coding sequence ATGAAGCCGAGAAATGCCGCTGGCGCGCGGACGCGGGTGACGCAGGACAGGCATCGTCCAGGTCACCGGGCGTTGTTCAAGCTGTTCCGCGAGAGCCGAATCTGGCATCGCGTGAACGTCCGAACCTGTCAGTATCTGAACAACCTCATCGAACAGCATCATCGAGCGCTGAATGCGCGAACGGGTGCGATGCTGGGTTTTGAAACGATTGTCAGCCCCGCGAGACCCATCGTAGGGATCGAGCTCGTTGATCGCATTCGAAAGGGGCAGTTTCATGTTCAGCCGGAAACGGGGACCCAAGCCGACGCTGTCGAAGCGAACTGCATGGGACATTACACTGGCATGAGCTACTCTGCCGGCATCGGGGAGTCGCACCGTTTCCGCGCCGAGTGTTTTCCCCGAAAGTTCCGCCCGAGCCTCTGGAAGCCGATGGGTCGAGCCTTTCTACTCATCGTGTGCACAGCACTGGTCATGCCATATGGTGTGGGGGCGCAGGCGGCGGAAACAGCCGCGCCGACACAGCCGCAAAGCTCGACGTCACAGGCAACCGGCAGCGGACCACCAAAGCAGGATTTCAGTGTCAAGAACACGTTTCGCAACATCTGCGGCTTCTGTCATGAAAACTACGGCCGCAAGGGGGCCAAGGGGCCTCAGCTGATGGGGACCGAACTCACCGACGATCAGATCTTCAACCGCATCAAAAACGGCAAGCCCGGTCGCATGGCAGCCTTCGGTGTCGCGTTCACCGACGATCAGATCCGCGATATCGTGACGTTTATCCGGGCCCTGCGACCGGACGTGGATCCATGA
- a CDS encoding YncE family protein: protein MKKFFLPLLFTCYWVFHGAAVAEPGATLQETQRIELPGVQGRIDHMAVDLPTHRLFVVALGNNTVEVIDLQTKRLIKSLTGLREPQGLLLVPEVKQLIVTNGESVSARVYDSVSLEPLKDIRLREDNDNIRYDPDSKRSYIGCGAGGEGALAVVDTQTDALIGEIGLSGHPESFQLERRGKRIFVNIPSARKIEVVDREKQQVMEAWAVPARGNFPMALDEEHARLFVGTRGPARLLVLDTGSSRVVAELDSVRDADDISYDADTRRIYVSGGEGFVFVFEQIDPNQYRLLDKVATRKGARTSLFVPEWQTLFVALPPGADGNAEIRAYKVTP, encoded by the coding sequence ATGAAAAAGTTTTTCCTGCCCCTACTTTTTACCTGTTATTGGGTTTTCCACGGCGCCGCGGTAGCAGAACCCGGGGCCACCTTGCAAGAAACGCAAAGGATCGAGCTGCCAGGTGTGCAGGGACGCATCGATCACATGGCGGTCGATTTGCCGACCCATCGGTTATTCGTCGTTGCGCTTGGAAACAACACCGTCGAAGTGATCGACCTTCAAACAAAACGCTTAATCAAGAGCCTGACGGGCCTGAGGGAGCCACAGGGGTTGCTACTTGTTCCTGAAGTCAAACAACTCATCGTGACCAACGGCGAAAGCGTTTCTGCGCGGGTATACGACAGCGTCTCGCTTGAGCCGCTGAAGGACATCCGTCTAAGGGAAGACAACGACAACATCCGTTACGACCCGGACTCGAAGCGCAGCTACATCGGTTGTGGGGCCGGCGGAGAGGGCGCCCTGGCGGTCGTCGATACGCAGACCGACGCTCTAATCGGAGAGATCGGGCTGAGCGGCCATCCGGAATCCTTCCAACTCGAACGCAGGGGCAAACGCATCTTTGTAAACATTCCCTCGGCGCGCAAGATTGAGGTGGTCGACCGCGAAAAACAACAAGTGATGGAGGCTTGGGCAGTACCCGCGCGCGGCAACTTCCCGATGGCGCTGGACGAGGAGCATGCCCGGCTGTTCGTTGGAACCCGCGGGCCGGCGAGGCTCCTGGTCCTGGATACCGGCTCCAGCCGCGTTGTCGCGGAACTCGACAGCGTCAGAGACGCGGACGACATCTCCTACGACGCCGATACACGCCGGATTTACGTCTCCGGAGGCGAGGGGTTCGTATTCGTCTTCGAACAGATCGATCCCAACCAGTACCGCCTTCTCGATAAGGTGGCCACCAGAAAGGGAGCGCGCACCTCGTTGTTCGTGCCGGAGTGGCAAACCCTTTTTGTGGCGTTACCGCCCGGCGCTGATGGGAACGCGGAAATCCGGGCGTACAAGGTAACGCCTTAG
- a CDS encoding cytochrome c, producing the protein MLTKQNLMPSVLALSFYLAGAASATFAEENSGTEQAKPAIDVKKLFATNCSWCHDGYGMDAGKGPKLASTTMTEEQIRQRILNGKSGGAMPGYKKVLTEEQVNVMATYIKGLPAN; encoded by the coding sequence TTGCTGACCAAACAGAACTTGATGCCGTCGGTGTTAGCACTGAGTTTCTACTTGGCAGGCGCGGCGTCGGCAACCTTCGCCGAAGAGAATTCGGGTACTGAACAAGCAAAGCCTGCAATAGACGTGAAAAAGCTGTTCGCCACCAACTGTAGTTGGTGCCACGACGGCTACGGCATGGATGCCGGCAAAGGGCCAAAGCTTGCGAGCACCACAATGACCGAAGAGCAAATACGTCAGCGCATCCTGAATGGAAAATCCGGCGGGGCGATGCCAGGTTACAAAAAAGTGCTTACCGAGGAACAAGTAAACGTCATGGCGACCTACATCAAGGGGCTCCCTGCAAACTAG
- a CDS encoding chromate resistance protein — MKWVTRERPKIDRVACPWLITRFIDPSAEFLFVPSDKVIGIAKETGAIPYDIPGVELSHVRELCSFDAFLKKYGLSDPALAKLAVIVRGADTDRLDLAPQAPGLLAISLGLSRRFSDDHEMLKHGMVVYDALYAWCRELQGDRHGWTY; from the coding sequence TTGAAATGGGTAACCCGTGAAAGGCCCAAGATCGACCGCGTTGCCTGTCCGTGGCTCATCACCCGATTCATTGATCCCTCCGCGGAATTTCTCTTTGTACCTTCGGACAAGGTAATTGGCATTGCCAAGGAGACCGGTGCGATCCCGTATGACATTCCCGGAGTGGAACTTAGCCACGTGCGGGAGCTATGCAGCTTTGACGCGTTCTTAAAGAAGTACGGGCTATCTGACCCCGCACTGGCAAAACTTGCCGTGATTGTTCGCGGCGCGGACACCGATCGTCTGGACCTCGCACCGCAGGCACCGGGGTTATTGGCGATTTCGCTTGGTCTGTCCCGCCGCTTTTCCGACGATCACGAAATGCTTAAGCACGGGATGGTCGTCTACGACGCGCTCTACGCGTGGTGCCGCGAGCTTCAGGGCGATCGTCACGGCTGGACCTACTGA
- a CDS encoding DUF1259 domain-containing protein, with the protein MNPETDLFTTYLRRSVVAFSFSVTSLVVCPAISYAEEGGLDTARIEQLTDLKGSYDAKEGVFTVRYPRNDLDVNAGGIHITAPFGLTAWAAFTRTGSHVSVMGDMVMLEDQVNPVMSVALESGLQVTALHNHFFWETPRVMFMHIGGMGAEEDLARAVGKVFAKIKETAGGRGEVLRSQIDPAKTTLNPDPIAEILGVKGDLAKGVYKVTVGRTTSMNGHDMGKSMGVNSWAAFAGGDDRAVVAGDIAMHEDELQSVLKTLRANRIDVVAIHNHMTGESPRILFLHYWGIGTSRDLATGVKAAFDLAHD; encoded by the coding sequence ATGAATCCCGAAACCGATCTGTTTACAACCTATCTGCGACGTTCCGTCGTCGCATTTTCTTTTTCTGTGACGAGTCTCGTGGTGTGCCCGGCAATCTCTTACGCCGAAGAAGGCGGTCTCGACACCGCCCGCATCGAGCAACTCACCGACCTGAAGGGTTCGTACGACGCGAAGGAGGGCGTGTTCACGGTGCGCTATCCGCGCAACGACCTCGATGTCAACGCCGGCGGTATCCATATCACCGCTCCGTTCGGCTTGACCGCCTGGGCAGCATTTACCCGCACCGGTTCCCACGTGTCGGTGATGGGAGACATGGTGATGCTCGAAGACCAGGTCAATCCGGTCATGAGCGTAGCGCTGGAGTCGGGCCTCCAGGTCACCGCATTGCATAATCACTTTTTCTGGGAAACCCCACGGGTCATGTTCATGCATATCGGCGGCATGGGGGCCGAAGAGGACCTCGCACGGGCGGTGGGCAAGGTATTCGCAAAGATCAAGGAGACCGCAGGTGGCCGCGGCGAGGTGCTCCGCTCTCAGATTGATCCGGCGAAGACTACGCTGAATCCTGACCCCATCGCCGAGATCCTCGGCGTAAAGGGTGATCTTGCCAAGGGTGTCTACAAAGTTACGGTAGGGCGAACCACGAGCATGAATGGCCACGACATGGGCAAGTCCATGGGCGTCAATTCGTGGGCGGCTTTTGCCGGTGGCGATGACCGTGCGGTCGTGGCGGGAGACATCGCGATGCACGAGGACGAACTGCAGTCCGTATTGAAAACGCTTCGCGCGAACCGCATCGACGTCGTAGCGATCCACAATCATATGACCGGAGAGTCGCCACGAATTTTGTTTTTGCACTACTGGGGAATCGGGACAAGTCGTGACCTTGCCACCGGCGTAAAGGCGGCGTTCGACCTTGCCCATGACTGA
- a CDS encoding Fe-Mn family superoxide dismutase translates to MSYTMKPLPWEPSRIRGLSEKLLVSHYENNYGGAVKRLNAISDRLMELDMALAPGFVINGLKREELIATNSMILHEVYFESLGGEGGRPDGGLLEALVHDFVSFERWEKEFVAMGKALGGGSGWVVVTCSQRDGKLVNQWAADHTQCVAGSIPILALDMYEHSYHLDYGAKASDYVDAFMRNIDWNTASKKWKHVF, encoded by the coding sequence ATGTCATACACGATGAAGCCTTTACCCTGGGAGCCAAGCCGGATACGAGGCCTCTCCGAAAAACTTCTCGTAAGCCACTATGAAAACAATTACGGAGGGGCTGTGAAGCGGCTGAACGCCATTTCAGATCGACTCATGGAATTGGATATGGCGCTCGCCCCCGGCTTCGTGATCAATGGCCTCAAACGGGAAGAGCTCATCGCCACCAATTCTATGATCCTGCACGAAGTCTATTTTGAAAGTTTGGGTGGCGAGGGAGGACGCCCGGATGGTGGGCTCTTGGAGGCTTTGGTGCATGATTTCGTGAGCTTCGAGCGCTGGGAAAAAGAGTTCGTTGCGATGGGGAAAGCCCTGGGTGGAGGATCGGGGTGGGTGGTAGTTACGTGCTCCCAACGAGACGGGAAACTGGTCAACCAGTGGGCCGCAGACCATACCCAGTGCGTGGCGGGTTCCATACCGATCCTAGCGCTCGACATGTACGAGCACTCCTACCATCTTGACTACGGTGCCAAAGCATCAGATTACGTGGATGCGTTCATGCGCAACATCGACTGGAATACCGCATCCAAGAAATGGAAACACGTTTTTTAG
- a CDS encoding chromate transporter, translated as MEVSAEPSSEIGGSPAYRLSELVAYAVKLGATGFGGPVALVGYMHRDLVEQRKWISEDQYREGLALAQLAPGPLAAQLAIYLGYVHYRILGATLAGTAFVLPSFLMVVALGWAYVRYGGLPWMQAVFYGVGAAVIGIIANSAYKLTKKTLGRDNLLWFIYLLSAVVTVVTESEIAWIFFGAGILTWLVRAPPKNWFGKNISLAVGGLPVDPHTAVAVFSVVDWNQLWQIGVFFAEAGAFVFGSGLAIVPFLYGGVVNEYHWLTDRQFLDAVAVALITPGPVVITVGFIGYLVAGLPGAVVAALGTFLPCYLFTVIPAPYFSKYGKLAGVKAFVDGVTAAAIGTIAGAVVVLGERSIVDIATTVMALLTLVALLKLKKLPEPVLVAIAAVLGIVLYPVMHP; from the coding sequence ATGGAAGTGAGCGCAGAACCATCCAGTGAAATTGGTGGATCACCCGCCTATCGGCTCTCCGAACTGGTCGCCTATGCCGTAAAGCTGGGGGCGACCGGTTTTGGTGGGCCGGTAGCGCTGGTGGGCTACATGCACCGCGATCTGGTCGAGCAGCGCAAATGGATCTCCGAAGACCAATACCGCGAAGGCTTGGCCCTGGCGCAGCTCGCCCCAGGGCCGCTCGCGGCCCAGCTTGCCATTTACCTGGGCTACGTGCACTACCGCATTCTCGGCGCGACGCTGGCGGGGACGGCATTCGTTCTGCCCTCCTTTCTCATGGTCGTTGCGCTCGGTTGGGCGTACGTCCGCTATGGCGGCCTGCCTTGGATGCAAGCGGTCTTTTACGGCGTGGGGGCGGCGGTCATCGGCATCATCGCCAACAGCGCCTACAAACTCACCAAAAAGACGCTTGGCCGGGACAACCTGTTGTGGTTCATCTATCTGCTCAGTGCGGTCGTCACCGTCGTGACCGAGTCGGAAATCGCGTGGATCTTTTTCGGTGCCGGGATACTGACTTGGCTCGTCCGAGCGCCGCCGAAGAACTGGTTTGGCAAGAACATCAGCCTCGCTGTGGGTGGGCTGCCGGTGGACCCCCACACCGCAGTCGCGGTGTTCTCCGTGGTCGATTGGAACCAGCTTTGGCAAATAGGCGTCTTTTTCGCAGAGGCGGGGGCCTTCGTGTTCGGGAGCGGGCTCGCTATCGTTCCTTTTCTCTACGGCGGTGTTGTCAATGAATATCACTGGCTGACCGATAGGCAATTTCTGGATGCCGTCGCCGTCGCTCTGATCACGCCCGGTCCAGTTGTGATCACGGTGGGTTTCATCGGCTACTTGGTAGCGGGTTTGCCGGGCGCCGTCGTGGCGGCGCTCGGTACTTTTCTTCCGTGCTACCTCTTTACCGTTATTCCGGCCCCGTATTTTTCTAAGTACGGAAAGCTCGCGGGGGTAAAGGCCTTTGTCGATGGGGTCACCGCTGCGGCGATCGGCACGATCGCCGGTGCGGTGGTCGTGCTGGGTGAGCGTTCGATTGTCGATATCGCTACAACGGTCATGGCTCTTCTGACCCTGGTCGCACTATTGAAACTCAAAAAACTTCCGGAGCCCGTCCTGGTGGCGATAGCGGCAGTCCTGGGTATCGTGCTCTATCCGGTGATGCACCCCTAG
- a CDS encoding lipocalin-like domain-containing protein has protein sequence MKIIKGILLASILCLSTSAMAADGAALSFVGAWRLQSFGFIKSNGQTKYPFGEHPDGMVMYDATGRMSTQITRGDIPPFSSEERDRASDEEVRTAYEGFVGYYGTYEVNDSQRLVTFHIAVSSFPNWVGRTLKRHYEFEETRLTLTSELKSVEGSPAILIQVWEKLAN, from the coding sequence GTGAAGATCATCAAAGGAATTCTGCTTGCGTCAATTTTGTGCCTGTCGACTTCTGCCATGGCGGCAGACGGCGCAGCACTAAGTTTCGTGGGCGCCTGGAGGCTTCAGTCGTTTGGCTTTATCAAGTCGAACGGGCAGACCAAATACCCGTTTGGCGAACACCCTGACGGGATGGTCATGTACGACGCGACAGGGCGCATGTCCACCCAGATCACGCGTGGCGATATCCCGCCCTTTTCATCCGAAGAGCGCGATCGAGCCAGCGATGAGGAAGTGCGGACCGCTTATGAGGGGTTTGTCGGGTATTACGGGACCTATGAGGTGAACGACAGCCAGCGGCTAGTCACCTTCCATATTGCGGTCAGTTCGTTTCCTAATTGGGTGGGTAGGACTCTGAAACGTCACTATGAGTTTGAGGAAACCCGCTTGACGCTTACTTCTGAGCTTAAATCGGTCGAAGGCTCGCCAGCGATTTTGATCCAGGTGTGGGAAAAATTGGCGAACTAA
- a CDS encoding chromate resistance protein, which translates to MKAHEPQAISWLLAVISLPGEQATLRMRVWRILKALGAAVLRDGVYLLPDHPELKEALETQMLEAGAESALVLVTALSSQGNDRDAEFVQLFDRRENFSEIIATAASLMDQMSSEDEGDVRKGLRQLRKSLESVIAIDYFPGSAKTEAERAMAVLQAAYNRKFLPGEPEAVAAAIPRLKSKDYRGKRWATREHLWVDRVASAWLIRRFIDPKARFLWIKNPQDCPKNAFGFDFDGAAFTHVEERVTFQVLMASFGLEGDPGLDRLGNLVHYLDVGGVPVAEAAGFETILQGIRTGSKDDDAFFSEVSVVLDHLHAAYSRKKAAD; encoded by the coding sequence ATGAAAGCGCACGAACCGCAAGCTATTTCCTGGTTGCTCGCTGTCATCAGTCTCCCTGGCGAGCAGGCCACGCTGCGCATGCGGGTTTGGCGCATCTTGAAGGCTCTGGGCGCGGCCGTGCTGCGCGACGGGGTGTACTTGCTTCCCGATCATCCTGAGCTTAAGGAAGCACTGGAGACACAGATGTTGGAGGCAGGCGCCGAATCGGCGCTTGTTTTAGTGACGGCACTGTCGAGCCAAGGCAACGATCGGGATGCTGAGTTCGTCCAACTGTTCGATCGCCGCGAGAACTTCTCCGAAATTATTGCGACAGCGGCCTCACTGATGGACCAAATGTCGAGCGAAGACGAGGGTGATGTGCGGAAGGGGTTGCGACAACTCCGCAAGAGCCTGGAAAGCGTAATCGCAATAGATTATTTTCCGGGTTCGGCAAAAACAGAGGCCGAGCGTGCGATGGCGGTGTTGCAAGCCGCGTATAACCGCAAGTTCTTGCCTGGAGAACCAGAGGCGGTAGCAGCCGCAATCCCTCGGCTGAAGAGCAAGGACTATCGTGGAAAGCGATGGGCCACGCGGGAGCACCTGTGGGTGGACCGAGTGGCGAGTGCCTGGCTGATCCGCCGGTTCATAGATCCCAAGGCTCGATTCCTCTGGATTAAGAATCCGCAGGACTGTCCAAAGAACGCGTTTGGCTTCGACTTTGATGGCGCCGCTTTTACGCATGTGGAAGAACGCGTCACCTTTCAAGTGCTCATGGCGAGCTTTGGCCTCGAGGGCGATCCAGGGTTGGACCGCTTGGGCAACCTGGTGCACTACCTCGACGTGGGAGGTGTTCCAGTGGCGGAGGCGGCAGGCTTCGAGACCATTCTTCAGGGAATCCGCACCGGTTCCAAAGATGACGACGCATTTTTCTCCGAGGTCTCAGTCGTCCTGGACCATCTTCACGCAGCCTACTCTCGGAAGAAAGCTGCAGATTGA